One stretch of Pseudobacteriovorax antillogorgiicola DNA includes these proteins:
- a CDS encoding chemotaxis protein CheA, which yields MIQSEWQQAKSEFGEMFTVTVETLKEELQDIFEEIRNELGQSEHWSTETTAFTLRKLHTIKGTSGQAGFRSLSDHVHHIEDYFSACAKQNSMPSEESFDLLSDWCDCGNQFVSQLSPDSWDDGVMGPSFQRMVELVEGILRSQGEQRNDTPPSDEPKAADSGATDKKIEISPSDYDVLYSSIKETLDFLISIEVPGVESLLSTNEKALLALVSARRSSARPLAHRLKRLVRSVAKSLDKPVNFQVEGFDAEIDRNLLKSLSEILTHMLRNSLDHGIEEREARCKLGKSEKSDLSLVLDSRDDRAIVELRDDGRGLNPDVIAQKAIEKGVISAEQALQMTQYEKQFLIFHAGFSTKEEVSDLSGRGVGMDAVMNEIKRFGGQVVIDSEVGQGTSFHLEFPAAYQSIPVVVFSVGGQNLFIQADYVDAIATNASQCEVHMGMVMHKSSGVEYLQMFLPGLTRGAGGQWLLVTIDGMQGAIECDRILDMRQALINSTPIDERFPCYLNGFIQDRNYGCAFGLDLTEIERNFNQYLEDGEDIAGEHSQDNQREIPMRPRQPLSGNMISREQIYGVLDGEQLLDKLRGILQGDELHQAGLTQKIAEYIATEIDSFKESISSIDDMEDLQYMVAIRYASLKSNWILLNTQMAYQVEHSVEVPIETQYKASILSTLLESLEPLSHPQAIQYISEVLSQPLREAG from the coding sequence GTGATCCAAAGTGAATGGCAACAAGCAAAGTCTGAATTCGGAGAGATGTTCACGGTAACCGTGGAGACATTGAAAGAGGAATTGCAGGATATCTTTGAAGAGATCCGCAACGAATTAGGCCAATCTGAGCACTGGAGTACGGAGACCACTGCTTTCACCCTTCGCAAGCTTCACACCATCAAAGGCACGTCGGGGCAAGCTGGGTTTAGGTCCCTTTCGGATCACGTCCACCATATAGAAGACTATTTTTCGGCTTGTGCCAAGCAGAACTCCATGCCATCGGAGGAGTCGTTTGATCTGCTTAGCGACTGGTGCGACTGTGGAAATCAATTTGTGAGTCAATTGAGTCCGGATTCTTGGGACGATGGTGTCATGGGGCCATCGTTTCAAAGAATGGTTGAACTGGTGGAAGGAATCCTTAGGTCGCAAGGGGAACAACGAAATGACACTCCTCCCTCAGATGAACCTAAGGCTGCGGACTCTGGAGCTACCGATAAGAAAATTGAAATCTCTCCTTCTGATTACGATGTTTTATATAGTTCCATAAAGGAAACGCTTGACTTTTTGATCAGTATTGAAGTGCCCGGCGTGGAAAGTCTCCTGAGTACCAATGAAAAGGCCCTATTAGCCCTAGTTTCAGCGCGGCGAAGCTCTGCTCGGCCCTTAGCCCATCGCCTGAAGCGACTGGTTAGAAGCGTGGCTAAAAGTTTGGATAAGCCCGTTAACTTTCAGGTTGAAGGCTTTGATGCTGAGATCGATCGGAATTTACTGAAAAGTTTAAGTGAGATTCTCACTCACATGCTACGGAATAGCCTCGACCATGGGATCGAGGAAAGGGAAGCTCGATGCAAGTTAGGAAAATCAGAAAAATCAGATCTGAGTTTGGTCCTTGATAGCCGTGATGATCGGGCTATTGTAGAGCTTCGCGATGATGGCCGTGGGCTAAACCCAGATGTCATTGCCCAAAAGGCTATTGAAAAGGGAGTGATTTCAGCGGAGCAAGCACTCCAGATGACTCAGTACGAAAAGCAATTTTTGATCTTTCATGCCGGGTTCAGCACCAAAGAGGAGGTGTCAGACCTATCTGGTCGTGGAGTGGGAATGGACGCCGTGATGAACGAGATCAAGCGCTTTGGTGGGCAAGTAGTAATTGATTCGGAAGTAGGTCAGGGAACAAGTTTTCACCTTGAGTTTCCAGCAGCATATCAATCGATTCCAGTAGTTGTTTTTTCCGTTGGAGGGCAAAACCTTTTTATTCAGGCAGACTACGTTGATGCTATTGCCACCAATGCCAGCCAATGCGAAGTCCATATGGGAATGGTAATGCATAAGTCCAGCGGAGTGGAATACCTTCAAATGTTTTTGCCCGGTCTTACCCGAGGTGCTGGTGGTCAGTGGCTCTTGGTGACAATCGATGGGATGCAAGGCGCCATCGAATGCGACCGCATCCTGGATATGAGACAAGCGCTTATCAATAGCACTCCTATTGACGAAAGATTTCCTTGTTACCTCAATGGTTTTATCCAAGACCGAAACTACGGCTGCGCTTTTGGATTAGATCTTACAGAGATAGAACGAAACTTTAACCAATATTTAGAAGATGGTGAAGATATTGCAGGAGAGCATAGCCAAGACAACCAAAGGGAGATACCCATGAGGCCACGTCAGCCACTTTCTGGTAATATGATTAGCCGCGAGCAAATTTATGGTGTCCTAGATGGAGAGCAACTTCTGGACAAACTGCGCGGTATTCTTCAGGGAGATGAATTGCATCAAGCGGGCCTCACCCAGAAAATTGCAGAATATATAGCAACTGAAATCGACTCTTTTAAAGAGTCCATAAGCTCCATCGACGATATGGAGGATCTGCAATATATGGTCGCCATTCGGTACGCATCGTTGAAATCAAACTGGATTTTACTCAACACTCAAATGGCCTATCAGGTGGAGCACTCCGTCGAGGTGCCGATTGAAACTCAGTACAAGGCTAGTATCTTATCGACCCTGCTTGAATCTCTTGAGCCTTTGTCTCATCCACAGGCGATCCAATATATAAGTGAGGTGTTATCTCAGCCTCTTCGTGAAGCCGGCTAG
- a CDS encoding xanthine dehydrogenase family protein molybdopterin-binding subunit, translating into MIENQSRRDFLRNSVAVGGATIVVNPFPFEDLWAAPRKDTDNPLQHLEHHSDWMDGPGKAKFRYEGVRKVMGAKVYGRDYRAQDIPGWPQREVRVVILKADRYDQVFEGVDFSSIPKEYRPSKVITSKEFKKAGLKVPYFFQPSLFTELGQPADFLGQPVALLLFEDADAFLVGKVNYINQSSLIKWGKKQTLPLKGTYTEARYVRYAKPNGEDLYSAVHDSGMIQPPYQKPKAKGNANERGMYFADKIQKDIKSEGWQVVGGKYSTQTVDCCFMEPESGLCWWDAKSKTLSFVLSTQSPYHDAEGAVEMFSGKGSIISPRTIEMNACYIGGGFGGRDHSIFPNYLAIAAAFADGKPIRLIQHRQDQFQMGLKRHSCRIDESIAVDKNGKFQAIQASLEYSGGGKNNFSFVVPAVGAQNATSAYYLPRSDISFVGKKTRGVTAGSMRGFGTTQSMFAFESLIDEAAEKLKMDPIELRLRNVFETGMRTPQGTIPSHRLRAKEMMLKAQKHALWKNRDKIKKQRTNKDQIYGIGFAASMKSFGTNLDAILCEVAIDRQGRVEMKTNCTEMGNGAATTMPLATAAHLGVNASSINLGATTDFDVLKLKGKFVLSQEEQDRLAKDPHWVPAVSMGTAASASAYQQRHGVMEASKLLFETSIWRAASHLWDIPYNRSEARKAKWTNGSLKYGSKKALSMKALAEVIYKKNYNTGVMVHGYYRCAWAEADFKVDGEVRKLPLDALAFRQANGKYDLLKRKKVYFPPIANRNKGVDTYTPCAAIIGVAIDRKSGQVTVDEVQSFIDCGPIIHKDIVEGQNDGGVAMGMGQALYEMLPEEKGGAGEGGWNFGRYELTRYKHMPVTKTELHIIEAESPDEPTRGMAEVVMIPIAPAIANAVADATGKRFRDLPITAQQVKESLS; encoded by the coding sequence GTGATTGAGAATCAGTCGAGGCGAGACTTTTTAAGGAACTCGGTTGCAGTGGGTGGGGCCACCATCGTTGTCAACCCCTTTCCCTTTGAAGATCTGTGGGCTGCACCCCGCAAGGATACCGATAACCCGCTACAGCACCTCGAACACCATAGCGATTGGATGGATGGGCCAGGCAAGGCCAAGTTCCGTTACGAAGGTGTCCGAAAGGTTATGGGTGCAAAGGTCTATGGTCGTGACTATAGAGCTCAAGACATTCCCGGCTGGCCGCAACGAGAGGTCCGGGTCGTCATTCTAAAGGCTGATCGCTACGATCAGGTTTTCGAAGGGGTGGATTTTAGTTCAATTCCTAAAGAGTATCGGCCATCCAAAGTGATCACATCTAAGGAGTTCAAGAAGGCTGGTCTCAAGGTGCCATATTTCTTTCAGCCGAGCCTGTTCACAGAGCTTGGCCAGCCTGCTGACTTTTTGGGTCAACCGGTGGCATTACTATTGTTCGAAGATGCTGACGCTTTTCTAGTGGGAAAAGTGAACTACATCAACCAGTCGTCACTAATCAAATGGGGCAAAAAGCAGACCTTGCCACTGAAGGGTACCTATACCGAGGCAAGGTATGTTCGCTATGCAAAACCCAACGGCGAAGATCTTTATTCAGCGGTTCATGACAGCGGTATGATTCAGCCTCCCTATCAAAAACCTAAAGCCAAGGGCAACGCCAATGAGAGAGGTATGTACTTTGCGGACAAGATCCAAAAAGATATCAAGAGTGAAGGTTGGCAGGTTGTTGGTGGTAAGTATTCCACGCAGACCGTAGACTGTTGTTTTATGGAACCTGAGTCGGGGCTTTGTTGGTGGGATGCCAAGTCAAAAACCCTAAGCTTTGTATTATCGACTCAATCCCCCTACCACGATGCCGAAGGTGCTGTGGAGATGTTCTCAGGGAAGGGTAGCATCATATCTCCGAGAACGATCGAAATGAACGCCTGCTACATCGGTGGTGGTTTTGGTGGTAGGGACCATTCCATTTTTCCCAACTATTTGGCGATTGCAGCTGCTTTTGCGGACGGTAAACCCATCCGATTGATCCAACATAGGCAGGACCAGTTTCAGATGGGACTTAAACGACACTCGTGCCGCATCGACGAGAGCATCGCGGTAGATAAAAACGGCAAGTTCCAAGCTATCCAAGCATCTCTGGAATATTCTGGTGGTGGCAAGAATAACTTTAGTTTTGTCGTACCCGCTGTAGGCGCACAAAATGCAACCTCAGCCTACTACCTGCCCCGCTCAGATATCTCCTTTGTGGGCAAGAAAACGCGCGGAGTGACAGCGGGGTCGATGCGCGGGTTTGGAACAACTCAATCCATGTTCGCCTTTGAGTCCTTAATTGATGAAGCAGCCGAAAAGCTGAAGATGGACCCCATTGAGTTGAGACTCAGGAACGTGTTTGAAACTGGCATGAGAACACCACAGGGAACGATTCCAAGCCATCGTCTCAGAGCCAAGGAGATGATGCTAAAAGCTCAAAAGCATGCGCTTTGGAAGAATCGCGATAAGATCAAGAAACAGCGAACGAATAAAGATCAGATCTACGGGATTGGCTTTGCTGCTTCGATGAAAAGCTTTGGTACCAATCTCGACGCCATCCTCTGTGAGGTCGCAATCGATCGCCAAGGTCGAGTTGAAATGAAAACCAACTGCACTGAGATGGGCAATGGAGCAGCCACTACCATGCCTCTGGCAACAGCAGCGCACTTAGGAGTGAATGCAAGTTCCATAAACCTTGGAGCAACGACAGATTTTGATGTGCTCAAACTTAAAGGTAAATTTGTTTTATCTCAGGAAGAGCAAGACCGTCTCGCCAAAGACCCCCACTGGGTGCCCGCTGTATCCATGGGGACAGCAGCCAGTGCCTCTGCCTATCAGCAACGACACGGTGTCATGGAAGCTAGCAAACTTCTATTTGAAACCAGCATTTGGAGAGCTGCGAGCCACCTATGGGATATTCCATACAATCGTAGCGAAGCCCGTAAAGCAAAGTGGACGAACGGCTCTCTTAAGTATGGTTCTAAAAAAGCCTTGTCAATGAAGGCCCTCGCCGAAGTCATTTACAAAAAGAACTATAACACAGGAGTCATGGTGCATGGTTACTATCGATGTGCCTGGGCAGAGGCCGATTTTAAGGTGGACGGTGAAGTCCGCAAGCTACCTCTCGATGCTCTTGCGTTTCGCCAAGCAAATGGGAAGTACGATCTTCTTAAAAGAAAGAAGGTTTACTTTCCGCCCATCGCTAATCGCAATAAAGGGGTAGATACCTATACTCCTTGCGCAGCGATCATCGGTGTAGCCATCGATAGAAAGTCGGGTCAGGTAACAGTTGATGAAGTGCAGTCGTTCATCGATTGCGGACCGATCATCCACAAAGATATCGTTGAGGGTCAAAATGATGGTGGCGTTGCCATGGGTATGGGACAAGCCCTCTATGAAATGCTTCCGGAAGAAAAAGGTGGTGCCGGGGAAGGAGGCTGGAATTTTGGTCGCTATGAACTGACGCGCTATAAACATATGCCAGTGACCAAAACCGAGCTACACATCATCGAAGCGGAGTCACCAGACGAGCCTACACGAGGAATGGCAGAAGTGGTGATGATTCCCATTGCACCAGCGATTGCCAATGCGGTTGCCGATGCAACTGGCAAACGTTTTAGAGATCTACCCATAACAGCCCAACAGGTAAAGGAGTCCCTATCATGA